In a genomic window of Leishmania donovani BPK282A1 complete genome, chromosome 32:
- a CDS encoding kinetoplast-associated protein p18-2, putative produces the protein MLRRSHVLLRVSPFALFVQDVGKTGKLKGAKNACETAAKMYWKLSPAEKSALTRRAKKKTFPLQEAYQRMAKRKMRRLRDMPISKRQEHIRAKWTSMRGSQASKPTNTVPSAKAKVKATRKAGKKIAKGPRK, from the coding sequence atgctgcgccgcagccacgTGCTTCTGCGCGTGAGCCCGTTTGCGCTCTTCGTGCAGGACGTAGGCAAGACCGGTAAGCTGAAGGGGGCAAAGAACGCATGCGAAACCGCAGCGAAGATGTACTGGAAGCTCTCTCCGGCGGAGAAGAGTGCGCTGACGCGAAGGGCCAAGAAAAAGACGTTCCCGTTGCAGGAGGCATATCAGCGCATGGCGAAGCGCAAGATGAGGCGCCTGCGCGACATGCCCATATCGAAGCGCCAGGAGCACATCAGGGCGAAGTGGACGTCCATGAGGGGGTCTCAGGCAAGCAAGCCGACGAATACGGTGCCAAGCGCCAAGGCGAAGGTCAAGGCGACCAGAAAGGCTGGGAAAAAGATCGCGAAGGGGCCGAGGAAGTAA